In Rubrivirga marina, the following are encoded in one genomic region:
- a CDS encoding M1 family aminopeptidase: protein MPRSLFSLLLLLLAPLALAQSPVGMWTIDLLPPSGGDPFDSGFLTVPAEGETGRFVLLNNQIDSEVGGVETTTNGADFTATGQLTSLGAPFAFEGTLDGDAVEGTFGIGGNTFGIRGTRAEAGALADYEARQDSLRLANAPEPVDLFEPFDLPTPNSYRTASGRPGPDYWQQRADYDLEASLDDQTHTVTGTVRLTYTNNSPEALDYLWFHLEQNLFDANSRGGPITGRAASSLDEEHGYRLGTITVDGRTVAPLVTDTRMRLDLPSPVEAGGGRVEVEIPYSFVIPGSPGTPRMGRLETEHGWVYAMAQWFPRVAVFDDVNGWNHMPYLGSGEFYLDYGDYEMTLTVPASHTVVATGTLLNEDEVYTREQRQRLAAARESDEAVLIVTEADRDAAASATGTKTWRYRAENVRDVAWGSSAAFIVDGANAAVRMDDGSTNDVLILSAYPEEGVSDDPENPGWEEATRYGRASILNNSYWLPYPYPVAISVASHIGGMEYPMLHFSRVTARHFSLFGVIDHELGHNWFPMIVGSDERRHPWMDEGFNTFINGPSNLAFYDEGDDPSLPGYGTGATTRASRVFPENIADAFRANEISVDDEIMTYPDQLEGNEIGWNAYTKPGAGLYYLRTAILGQERFDAALREYIRRWAYKHPQPADFFRTIEDVAGEDLDWFWRGWFDTRHPYDAVLESVTTADDVVSVTVGQNRGLVFPTTVEVTFTDGSTARARVPVEGFARTETLTVTVPAAGRTVERAVLDPDGLLPDVDRDNDVVEIGQ, encoded by the coding sequence ATGCCCCGTTCGCTTTTTTCGCTCCTCCTCCTGCTCCTCGCCCCGCTGGCGCTCGCCCAGAGCCCGGTCGGCATGTGGACCATCGACCTGCTGCCACCGAGCGGTGGTGACCCCTTCGACTCCGGCTTCCTGACCGTCCCCGCCGAGGGCGAGACCGGCCGGTTCGTCCTCCTCAACAACCAGATCGACTCCGAGGTCGGCGGCGTTGAGACCACGACGAACGGGGCCGACTTCACGGCCACGGGCCAGCTCACGTCGCTCGGCGCGCCGTTCGCCTTCGAGGGGACGCTCGACGGCGACGCCGTCGAGGGCACGTTCGGCATCGGGGGAAACACCTTCGGCATCCGCGGGACGCGCGCCGAGGCCGGCGCCCTCGCCGACTACGAGGCCCGCCAGGACTCGCTCCGCCTGGCGAACGCGCCCGAGCCCGTCGACCTCTTCGAGCCGTTCGACCTCCCGACTCCGAACTCGTACCGGACCGCCAGCGGCCGGCCGGGCCCCGACTACTGGCAGCAGCGCGCCGACTACGACCTCGAGGCGAGCCTCGACGACCAGACGCACACGGTCACCGGCACGGTCCGCCTGACGTACACCAACAACAGCCCGGAGGCCCTCGATTACCTCTGGTTCCACCTCGAGCAGAACCTGTTCGACGCCAATAGCCGCGGCGGCCCGATCACCGGCCGCGCCGCGTCGTCGCTCGACGAGGAGCACGGCTACCGCCTCGGCACGATCACGGTCGACGGCCGGACCGTGGCGCCGCTCGTCACCGACACCCGGATGCGGCTCGACCTCCCGTCGCCGGTCGAGGCCGGCGGCGGCCGGGTCGAGGTCGAGATCCCGTACTCGTTCGTGATCCCGGGCTCGCCGGGCACGCCGCGGATGGGCCGCCTCGAGACCGAGCACGGCTGGGTCTACGCGATGGCCCAGTGGTTCCCGCGCGTGGCCGTCTTCGACGACGTCAACGGGTGGAATCACATGCCGTACCTCGGCTCCGGCGAGTTCTACCTCGACTACGGCGACTACGAGATGACGCTGACGGTCCCGGCCAGCCACACCGTCGTGGCGACGGGCACGCTCCTCAACGAGGACGAGGTCTACACCCGCGAGCAGCGCCAGCGGTTGGCGGCGGCCCGCGAGAGCGACGAGGCCGTCCTCATCGTGACCGAGGCGGACCGGGACGCGGCGGCCTCGGCGACCGGCACCAAGACGTGGCGCTACCGCGCCGAGAACGTCCGCGACGTGGCCTGGGGCTCCTCGGCCGCCTTCATCGTCGACGGCGCCAACGCCGCCGTGCGGATGGACGACGGGAGCACGAACGACGTCCTGATCCTCAGCGCCTACCCGGAGGAGGGGGTCTCCGACGACCCCGAGAACCCCGGCTGGGAGGAGGCCACGCGTTACGGCCGCGCGTCGATCCTCAACAACTCGTACTGGCTCCCCTACCCGTACCCCGTCGCGATCTCGGTCGCCAGCCACATCGGCGGGATGGAGTACCCGATGCTCCACTTCTCCCGCGTGACGGCCCGCCACTTCAGCCTGTTCGGGGTGATCGACCACGAGCTCGGCCACAACTGGTTCCCGATGATCGTCGGCTCCGACGAGCGACGCCACCCGTGGATGGACGAGGGGTTCAACACGTTCATCAACGGCCCGTCGAACCTCGCGTTCTACGACGAGGGCGACGACCCGTCGCTGCCGGGCTACGGCACGGGGGCCACGACGCGCGCCTCCCGCGTCTTCCCCGAGAACATCGCCGACGCCTTCCGGGCCAACGAGATCTCGGTCGACGACGAGATCATGACCTACCCGGACCAGCTCGAGGGCAACGAGATCGGGTGGAACGCCTACACGAAGCCGGGCGCCGGGCTCTACTACCTCCGCACGGCGATCCTTGGCCAGGAGCGGTTCGACGCGGCGCTCCGCGAGTACATCCGGCGCTGGGCCTACAAGCACCCCCAGCCGGCCGACTTCTTCCGCACCATCGAGGACGTCGCGGGCGAGGACCTCGACTGGTTCTGGCGCGGCTGGTTCGACACGCGCCACCCCTACGACGCCGTCCTCGAGTCGGTCACGACGGCGGACGACGTCGTGAGCGTGACGGTCGGGCAGAACCGGGGCCTCGTCTTCCCGACGACCGTCGAGGTCACGTTCACCGACGGCTCGACGGCGCGCGCGAGGGTCCCCGTCGAGGGCTTCGCTCGGACGGAAACGCTGACGGTGACGGTCCCCGCGGCGGGCCGCACGGTGGAGCGCGCCGTGCTCGACCCGGATGGGCTCCTGCCGGACGTCGACCGCGACAACGACGTGGTCGAGATCGGCCAGTAG
- a CDS encoding alpha/beta hydrolase yields MPRLGLLVALLTASAVAQPDTLRATLDLRQPLADGWLDPTADTVGLRGDRAPLSWGGTFEAADPDGDGLYTAAVPIAVEGDSLVVDLKIKVDGPGNPNDGWQEGENHRVVVRRGGTDLELAWGDRVAPAPGVVTGRVDTIEGVEGAGLAPRSGYVWLPPGYEDEPGRRYPVLYLHDGAGVFGTQPGAEWGLDEAATALIEAGEIEPLILVGVANTNRRTDEYTPTRRAWRRVMNRSGPPTGDGPLAPSTGPFATDAGEVVVIRETEGGLVAEIPGGVSPVTPRPDGTYHIEPDITVEVERDAQGVTATLIATRPPAGGLGDAYGRLLTDVVKPLIDARYRTLPDAAHTGLGGSSLGGLVTMHLGITRPDVFGRLIVASPSVWWDDKAILDAVAAATPPPGQRVWVDVGTEEGGSMVPDARRLAALLVETGWDEALVRYVEAEGAGHSERAWAERAPDMLRFLFPAE; encoded by the coding sequence ATGCCCCGCCTCGGTCTCCTGGTCGCCCTCCTCACCGCCTCGGCCGTGGCGCAGCCCGACACGCTCCGCGCCACGCTCGACCTCCGCCAGCCCCTCGCCGACGGCTGGCTCGACCCGACCGCCGACACCGTCGGCCTGCGCGGCGACCGGGCGCCGCTCTCGTGGGGCGGCACGTTCGAGGCCGCCGACCCCGACGGCGACGGCCTCTACACGGCCGCCGTCCCGATCGCCGTCGAAGGCGACAGCCTCGTGGTGGACCTCAAGATCAAGGTCGACGGCCCCGGCAACCCGAACGACGGGTGGCAGGAGGGCGAGAACCACCGCGTCGTCGTCCGGCGCGGCGGGACCGACCTCGAGCTCGCGTGGGGCGACCGCGTCGCGCCGGCGCCCGGCGTCGTCACCGGCCGCGTCGACACCATCGAGGGCGTCGAGGGCGCCGGCCTCGCGCCGCGCTCTGGCTACGTCTGGCTTCCGCCCGGCTACGAGGACGAGCCCGGCCGCCGCTACCCCGTGCTCTACCTCCACGACGGCGCGGGCGTGTTCGGGACCCAGCCCGGCGCCGAGTGGGGCCTGGACGAGGCGGCCACCGCGCTTATCGAGGCGGGCGAGATCGAGCCCCTGATCCTCGTCGGCGTCGCCAACACGAACCGGCGGACGGACGAGTACACGCCGACGCGCCGCGCCTGGCGCCGCGTGATGAACCGGAGCGGCCCGCCCACCGGCGACGGCCCGCTGGCCCCGTCGACCGGCCCGTTCGCCACCGACGCCGGCGAAGTCGTCGTGATTCGAGAGACGGAGGGCGGCCTCGTCGCCGAGATCCCAGGCGGCGTCTCTCCCGTCACGCCCCGGCCCGACGGGACGTACCACATCGAGCCCGACATCACGGTCGAGGTCGAGCGCGACGCACAGGGCGTCACGGCGACGCTCATCGCCACGCGCCCCCCGGCCGGCGGCCTCGGCGACGCCTACGGCCGGCTCCTCACCGACGTCGTCAAGCCGCTCATCGACGCCCGCTACCGGACGCTCCCCGACGCCGCGCACACCGGCCTCGGCGGCTCGTCGCTCGGCGGCCTCGTCACGATGCACCTCGGGATCACCCGGCCCGACGTGTTCGGCCGGCTGATCGTCGCCTCGCCGTCGGTCTGGTGGGACGACAAGGCGATCCTCGACGCCGTCGCCGCGGCCACGCCGCCGCCCGGCCAGCGCGTCTGGGTCGACGTCGGGACCGAAGAGGGCGGCTCGATGGTCCCCGATGCCCGACGCCTCGCGGCGCTCCTCGTCGAGACCGGGTGGGACGAGGCGCTCGTCCGCTACGTCGAGGCCGAGGGCGCCGGGCACAGCGAGCGCGCCTGGGCCGAGCGCGCGCCCGACATGCTCCGGTTCCTCTTCCCCGCGGAGTAG
- a CDS encoding LLM class flavin-dependent oxidoreductase, giving the protein MSLALSVLDLVPITSGSTASEALRRTVDLARLADRLGYTRLWFAEHHGMPSIASSSPEVVITHVAGATERIRVGSGGVMLPNHAPLLVAERFHTLEALFPGRIDLGLGRAPGTDPTHIRALRSFDAEQFPHQLAELVTLSRGGFAADHPFADVTVTPGGVSLPPIWLLGSSGASARFAGTNGLGYAFASHFSPTPAAPALRAYREAFAPSEAFPEPHAILAAAVVCAETDAEARRLASTMELAWARIRTGRFETLPSPEEALAHDYSPAEQHAVQLYRQLSVVGDPETVRAELTRRAEAAGADEVMLTTNVFDPAARLRSFELVAEAFDLAPAVAA; this is encoded by the coding sequence ATGTCCCTCGCCCTCTCCGTCCTCGACCTCGTCCCCATCACGTCCGGGAGCACGGCCTCCGAGGCCCTCCGCCGGACCGTCGACCTCGCCCGCCTCGCCGATCGGCTCGGCTACACGCGCCTCTGGTTCGCCGAGCACCACGGGATGCCGAGCATCGCGAGCTCGTCGCCCGAGGTCGTGATCACGCACGTGGCCGGGGCGACGGAGCGGATCCGCGTGGGCTCGGGCGGGGTGATGCTGCCGAACCACGCGCCGCTCCTCGTCGCCGAGCGGTTCCACACGCTCGAGGCGCTGTTCCCCGGGCGGATCGACCTCGGGCTGGGCCGCGCGCCGGGCACCGACCCGACCCACATCCGCGCGCTCCGCTCGTTCGACGCCGAGCAGTTCCCGCACCAGCTGGCCGAGCTCGTCACGCTCTCGCGCGGTGGCTTCGCTGCCGACCACCCGTTCGCGGACGTCACGGTCACGCCCGGCGGCGTCTCGCTCCCGCCGATCTGGCTGCTCGGGTCGAGCGGCGCCTCGGCCCGGTTCGCCGGCACGAACGGGCTGGGCTACGCCTTCGCCAGCCACTTCTCGCCGACTCCGGCCGCGCCCGCGCTCCGCGCCTATCGCGAGGCGTTCGCGCCGTCGGAGGCGTTCCCGGAGCCACACGCGATCCTGGCCGCGGCCGTCGTCTGCGCCGAGACGGACGCCGAGGCGCGCCGCCTCGCGAGCACGATGGAGCTGGCCTGGGCCCGGATCCGGACGGGCCGGTTCGAGACGCTGCCCTCGCCCGAGGAGGCCCTCGCCCACGACTACTCACCAGCCGAGCAGCACGCCGTCCAGCTCTACCGCCAGCTGTCGGTCGTGGGCGATCCGGAGACGGTCCGCGCCGAGCTCACGCGCCGCGCCGAGGCCGCCGGAGCCGACGAGGTGATGCTGACGACGAACGTGTTCGACCCGGCCGCGCGGCTCCGCTCGTTCGAGTTGGTGGCCGAGGCGTTCGACCTCGCGCCGGCCGTCGCCGCCTAG
- a CDS encoding serine/threonine-protein kinase codes for MPDPAPTPAAERLRRSLEIAGEAYEVAPEDRPAFVAEACDGDDALRLAVEDLLAFDERSHTLLDGGVGGLLDTAPPEVEAVGGYRVLHELGRGGMGVVYAAERVDGSFEKTVALKLVQSGKASEESARRFARERRVLARLDHAGIARLLDGGVTPDGRPYFIMERVDGEPITAYAAAHDLDLGARLALFLDACDAVAHAHRLLIVHRDLKPSNVFVTEDETGVPHVKLLDFGIAKALDEDDEDVLTRTGAALTPAYAAPEQVEGEPVTAATDVYALGVMLYELLVGRRPYSFPSRALAEVARVVRESQPTRPSTAVTPTSGTPRPAASGAWSAPPKTLRGDLDAIVLKALRKEPHRRYATAGELAADLRRHVEGRPVEARGDGLGYRTSRFVRRHRAGVAAAAALVVALVGGAAAVLWQARETAREATRANATLDYILGMFEAVDPVELEGGELRPADLLAPGLRQAAALDGQPLVQASLLEGLGRLGVSLGEFALADSVLGRAVAVRRRVQGADHPDLAAPLTLLAESFTEQRRYDEAIKAGEEAVALLQDTDDGDRLARAQVTLGGVRYRRNDSAAAEVLYRSALDIADAPGLRVSALTGIGSVLADDRPTDALRAYRQAVDLATASFGPGDPRTAEALYGYAETLLATGDTARAATLHEEALRTYERAYGHGDYRTATSLYTLAVLYHTQRPDLAERHYREALEAFERSTLDSDHLWTEYTRVALGGLLRQLGRPAEAAPLLEDGAASFADQLGSDDVRTLQARAGWGLALIETGRVDRGLPIVRDVDAKLREQEPGGAFHLALLEKLATALRGAGRETDARAVAERRAALAEGSSG; via the coding sequence ATGCCCGACCCCGCCCCCACGCCCGCCGCCGAGCGTCTCCGGCGCTCGCTCGAGATCGCCGGGGAGGCGTACGAGGTGGCGCCCGAGGACCGGCCGGCATTCGTGGCCGAGGCCTGCGACGGCGACGACGCGCTCCGCCTCGCGGTCGAGGACCTCCTCGCCTTCGACGAGCGCTCGCACACCCTCCTCGACGGCGGCGTCGGCGGGTTGCTGGACACGGCGCCTCCGGAGGTCGAGGCCGTCGGCGGGTACCGCGTCCTCCATGAGCTCGGGCGCGGTGGGATGGGCGTCGTCTACGCCGCCGAGCGGGTCGACGGGTCGTTCGAGAAGACGGTCGCGCTCAAGCTCGTCCAGTCGGGCAAGGCGTCGGAGGAGTCCGCGCGGCGGTTCGCGCGCGAGCGGCGCGTGCTGGCCCGGCTCGACCACGCCGGCATCGCGCGGCTCCTCGACGGCGGCGTCACGCCCGACGGCCGGCCGTACTTCATCATGGAGCGGGTCGACGGCGAGCCGATCACGGCTTACGCCGCGGCCCACGACCTCGACCTCGGCGCCCGGCTGGCGCTCTTTCTCGACGCTTGCGACGCCGTCGCCCACGCCCACCGGCTCCTGATCGTCCACCGGGACCTAAAGCCGTCGAACGTGTTCGTGACCGAGGACGAGACGGGCGTGCCACACGTCAAGCTCCTCGACTTCGGCATCGCCAAGGCGCTCGACGAGGACGACGAGGATGTCCTCACGCGGACGGGAGCCGCGCTCACACCGGCCTACGCGGCCCCGGAGCAGGTTGAGGGCGAGCCGGTCACCGCCGCGACCGACGTCTACGCGCTCGGCGTGATGCTGTACGAACTGTTGGTCGGACGCCGGCCGTACTCGTTCCCCAGCCGGGCGCTGGCGGAGGTCGCCCGCGTCGTCCGCGAGTCCCAGCCGACGCGGCCGAGCACGGCCGTGACCCCCACGAGTGGCACGCCGAGGCCGGCCGCCTCGGGGGCGTGGTCGGCCCCCCCAAAGACGCTCCGCGGCGACCTCGACGCCATCGTCCTGAAGGCGCTGCGGAAGGAGCCGCACCGACGCTACGCCACCGCCGGCGAACTCGCGGCCGACCTCCGCCGGCACGTCGAGGGCCGCCCGGTCGAGGCGCGGGGCGACGGGCTTGGCTACCGCACGTCGCGGTTCGTGCGGCGGCACCGGGCTGGCGTGGCCGCCGCGGCGGCGCTGGTCGTCGCGCTCGTCGGTGGGGCGGCGGCCGTCTTGTGGCAGGCCCGCGAGACGGCCCGCGAGGCGACGCGTGCGAACGCCACGCTCGATTACATCCTCGGCATGTTCGAGGCCGTCGACCCGGTCGAGCTCGAGGGCGGCGAGCTCCGCCCGGCCGACCTCCTGGCACCGGGCCTCCGCCAGGCTGCCGCGCTCGACGGCCAGCCGCTCGTGCAGGCGTCGCTGCTGGAGGGCCTCGGCCGCCTCGGCGTCAGCCTCGGCGAGTTCGCCCTGGCCGACTCCGTGCTCGGCCGCGCCGTCGCCGTCCGCCGCCGCGTGCAGGGGGCGGACCACCCGGACCTCGCGGCGCCGCTCACGCTGCTCGCCGAGTCCTTCACGGAGCAGCGCCGGTACGACGAGGCGATCAAGGCCGGCGAGGAGGCTGTGGCGCTCCTACAGGACACGGACGACGGCGACCGCCTCGCCCGGGCCCAGGTCACTCTGGGGGGCGTCCGCTACCGCCGCAACGACTCCGCCGCAGCCGAGGTCCTCTACCGCTCAGCCCTCGATATTGCAGACGCCCCCGGCCTCCGCGTGTCTGCGCTCACCGGCATCGGCAGCGTGCTCGCCGATGACCGCCCCACCGACGCACTCCGGGCCTACCGCCAGGCCGTCGACCTCGCGACGGCATCGTTCGGCCCCGGAGACCCGCGCACGGCCGAGGCACTGTACGGGTACGCCGAGACGCTCCTCGCTACCGGGGACACGGCCCGCGCGGCGACGCTCCACGAAGAGGCACTCCGCACGTACGAACGTGCGTACGGCCACGGGGACTACCGGACAGCCACGAGCCTCTACACCTTAGCCGTCCTCTACCACACCCAACGCCCGGACCTCGCCGAACGGCACTACCGCGAAGCGCTTGAGGCCTTCGAGCGATCGACGTTGGATAGCGACCACCTCTGGACCGAGTACACGCGCGTCGCGCTCGGCGGCCTGCTCCGCCAGCTCGGCCGGCCGGCCGAGGCGGCCCCACTCCTCGAAGACGGAGCGGCCTCGTTCGCCGACCAGCTCGGATCTGACGACGTGCGGACCCTCCAGGCGCGAGCCGGGTGGGGGCTCGCCCTCATCGAGACCGGCCGCGTCGACAGGGGGCTACCGATCGTCCGTGACGTCGATGCCAAGCTCCGAGAGCAAGAGCCGGGCGGAGCTTTCCACCTCGCCCTGCTCGAGAAGCTGGCGACGGCCCTGCGCGGGGCCGGCCGTGAAACGGACGCGAGGGCCGTCGCCGAGCGGCGAGCGGCCCTCGCGGAGGGGAGTTCGGGCTAG
- a CDS encoding M3 family metallopeptidase produces MTTDSATADILQTNPLLQEWTGPYGGVPAFDRMALDDLEPAIEAGMAAHLAEIDAIAQNPEPPTFENTIVAMERAGKPIERAFTYYGIWSSNLSSPEFREIQGRLAPRLAEYSSKVTQNAALFDRVRAVYEDRESLGLRDDEVRLVELVYDGFARNGATLEGDAKERYAAIDQRLAELHTRFGNNVLADEEGYVTYITQSQLSGLPASFVQAAAAAAEERGRPGEYAITNTRSSMDPFLTYSDERDLRERVWRTYYDRGDNGGEHDNNALIAEILALRDERVGLLGYDNYASWRLENRMAETPERALDLLMAVWPAAVARVEEEVADMQAVADERGDGVTIEPWDYRYYAEKVRQDRYALDSDEVKQYLQLDNLTDALHYVAGELFGYAFEPVPEGSVPVFHPDVTVYEVTDRESGDHVGLWYLDPFARPGKRSGAWATTYRSHTTFDGLETVLASNNSNFVKGAPGEPVLISLDDAETLFHEFGHALHFLASNVAYPTLDNGVRDYTEFQSQLLERWLLTDPVIERYLVHVETGEPIPDELVQKIRRAATFNQGFATTEYLASSLVDMKLHTMENPGDVDPDAFERQYLAEIGMPSELVMRHRTPHFAHVFSSEGYATGYYGYLWADVLTSDAAEAFAEAPGGFYDAEMADRLVRYLFAPRNAIDPGEAYRLFRGRDADIAPLMRDRGFPVPEGTE; encoded by the coding sequence ATGACGACTGATTCCGCCACTGCGGACATCCTCCAGACGAACCCGCTGCTCCAGGAGTGGACCGGCCCCTACGGCGGCGTCCCGGCCTTCGACCGGATGGCGCTCGACGACCTCGAGCCGGCCATCGAGGCGGGCATGGCCGCGCATCTCGCCGAGATCGACGCCATCGCCCAGAACCCCGAGCCGCCGACGTTCGAGAACACGATCGTGGCGATGGAGCGGGCCGGCAAGCCCATCGAGCGCGCGTTCACGTACTACGGCATCTGGTCGTCGAACCTCTCGTCGCCCGAGTTCCGCGAGATCCAGGGCCGGCTGGCGCCGAGGCTCGCCGAGTACAGCTCGAAGGTGACCCAGAACGCCGCCCTCTTCGACCGCGTCCGCGCCGTTTACGAGGACCGCGAGTCGCTCGGCCTCCGCGACGACGAGGTCCGGCTCGTCGAGCTCGTCTACGACGGGTTCGCCCGCAACGGCGCGACGCTCGAGGGCGACGCGAAGGAGCGCTACGCCGCGATCGACCAGCGCCTCGCCGAGCTCCACACCCGGTTCGGCAACAACGTCCTGGCGGATGAGGAGGGCTACGTGACCTACATCACCCAGAGCCAGCTCTCGGGCCTCCCGGCCTCGTTCGTCCAGGCGGCCGCGGCGGCGGCCGAGGAGCGCGGGCGCCCCGGCGAGTACGCCATCACCAACACGCGGTCCTCCATGGACCCCTTCCTGACGTACTCCGACGAGCGCGACCTCCGCGAGCGCGTCTGGCGGACGTACTACGACCGCGGCGACAATGGCGGCGAGCACGACAACAACGCGCTCATCGCCGAGATTCTGGCGCTCCGCGACGAGCGCGTCGGGCTCCTCGGCTACGACAACTACGCGAGCTGGCGGCTCGAGAACCGGATGGCGGAGACGCCCGAGCGGGCCCTCGACCTGCTCATGGCCGTCTGGCCCGCCGCCGTCGCCCGCGTCGAGGAGGAGGTCGCCGACATGCAGGCCGTCGCCGACGAGCGCGGCGACGGCGTCACCATCGAACCGTGGGACTACCGGTACTACGCCGAGAAGGTGCGCCAGGACCGCTACGCCCTCGACTCCGACGAGGTCAAGCAGTACCTCCAGCTCGACAACCTCACCGACGCGCTCCACTACGTGGCCGGCGAGCTGTTCGGCTACGCCTTCGAGCCCGTCCCCGAGGGCTCGGTCCCGGTGTTCCACCCGGACGTGACGGTCTACGAGGTGACCGACCGCGAGAGCGGCGACCACGTCGGGCTGTGGTACCTCGACCCGTTCGCGCGGCCCGGGAAGCGGTCGGGCGCGTGGGCCACGACCTACCGCTCGCACACGACGTTCGACGGGCTGGAGACGGTCCTCGCCTCGAACAACTCGAACTTCGTCAAGGGCGCCCCGGGCGAACCCGTGCTCATCTCGCTGGACGACGCCGAGACGCTGTTCCACGAGTTCGGCCACGCGCTCCACTTCCTCGCCTCGAACGTGGCGTACCCGACGCTCGACAACGGCGTGCGCGACTACACCGAGTTTCAGAGCCAGCTCTTGGAGCGGTGGCTGCTGACGGACCCGGTGATCGAGCGGTACCTCGTCCACGTCGAGACGGGCGAGCCGATCCCGGACGAGCTGGTCCAGAAGATCCGCCGGGCGGCGACGTTCAACCAGGGCTTCGCCACGACCGAGTACCTCGCGAGCTCGCTTGTCGACATGAAGCTCCACACGATGGAGAACCCGGGCGACGTGGACCCCGACGCGTTCGAGCGCCAGTACCTCGCCGAGATCGGGATGCCGAGCGAACTCGTGATGCGCCACCGGACGCCCCACTTCGCGCACGTCTTCTCGAGCGAGGGGTACGCGACGGGCTACTACGGGTACCTCTGGGCCGACGTCCTGACGAGCGACGCGGCGGAGGCCTTCGCGGAGGCGCCGGGCGGCTTTTACGACGCCGAGATGGCCGACCGGCTCGTGCGCTACCTCTTCGCGCCGCGCAACGCGATCGACCCGGGCGAGGCGTACCGCCTCTTCCGCGGGCGCGACGCCGACATCGCGCCGCTCATGCGCGACCGCGGGTTCCCGGTCCCCGAGGGCACCGAGTAG
- a CDS encoding DUF5715 family protein, with the protein MPSETRSAARTVAALAVFFSLVVAVVGWAGSSPSVAVPLSVEASLSEAEREAVEQVRTEFAAALAAREADVEAVDTLSVRETGQLRRSLNRAHVSTAARLGVAPVPTDSALAFADGLRPLDEQSPYYTMRWRTGPLTPDALAALDAIGERFHERLEEAGLPPFRFVVSSAFRTAEHQNRLRGVNANAARGRSSHEYGTTFDIAYTRYRFDGDAGYGTVERPEMPDELSTLAQLWLAAQLDAEERAWGERMAAEHADRLEALLGRALVDLEDDGVLLALREVRQPCFHVTVARPLA; encoded by the coding sequence ATGCCCTCCGAGACCCGCTCCGCCGCCCGCACCGTCGCCGCCCTCGCCGTGTTCTTCTCGCTCGTCGTCGCCGTCGTCGGCTGGGCGGGGTCGTCGCCGTCGGTGGCGGTGCCGCTGTCGGTCGAGGCGTCGCTGAGTGAGGCAGAACGGGAAGCCGTCGAGCAGGTCCGGACGGAGTTCGCCGCCGCGCTGGCGGCGCGCGAGGCCGACGTCGAAGCCGTCGACACGCTCTCCGTGCGTGAGACGGGCCAGCTCCGGCGGTCGCTCAACCGCGCCCACGTGTCCACGGCCGCCCGCCTTGGCGTAGCTCCGGTCCCGACCGACTCGGCGCTCGCCTTCGCCGATGGCCTCCGCCCGCTCGATGAGCAGAGCCCGTATTACACGATGCGCTGGCGGACGGGCCCGCTCACGCCCGACGCGCTCGCGGCGCTTGACGCCATCGGCGAGCGGTTCCACGAGCGGCTGGAGGAGGCCGGGCTTCCGCCGTTCCGCTTCGTCGTCTCGTCGGCGTTCCGGACGGCCGAGCACCAGAACCGGCTCCGCGGCGTCAACGCGAACGCGGCGCGCGGCCGGTCGAGCCACGAGTACGGGACGACGTTCGACATCGCCTACACGCGGTACCGGTTCGACGGCGACGCCGGCTACGGCACCGTCGAGCGCCCGGAGATGCCGGACGAGCTCTCGACGCTCGCGCAGCTGTGGCTCGCCGCCCAGCTCGACGCCGAGGAGCGCGCCTGGGGCGAGCGGATGGCCGCCGAGCACGCCGACCGCCTGGAGGCGCTCCTCGGCCGCGCCCTCGTCGACCTCGAAGACGACGGCGTGCTGCTCGCGCTCCGCGAGGTCCGCCAGCCGTGCTTCCACGTGACCGTCGCCCGGCCGCTCGCCTAG
- a CDS encoding FKBP-type peptidyl-prolyl cis-trans isomerase, whose protein sequence is MHRLALLSLLVLAVAACDSSPSVVEDGVTVLVAYEGRLDNGDVFDSSAGAEFVVREAAPGQPGLISGFYDGLLGMMIGESKTLVIPPEQAYGAGGVVNPNTGEVIIPPNATLTFDVTILDIR, encoded by the coding sequence ATGCACCGACTCGCCCTCCTCTCCCTCCTCGTCCTCGCCGTCGCCGCGTGCGACTCCAGCCCGAGCGTCGTCGAGGACGGCGTCACGGTCCTCGTGGCCTACGAAGGCCGTCTCGATAATGGGGACGTGTTCGACTCCAGCGCTGGGGCGGAGTTCGTCGTTCGGGAGGCGGCCCCGGGGCAGCCGGGCCTGATCTCCGGGTTCTACGACGGCCTCCTCGGGATGATGATCGGCGAGAGCAAGACGCTCGTCATTCCGCCAGAGCAGGCATATGGCGCGGGCGGCGTCGTGAACCCGAACACCGGCGAGGTGATCATCCCGCCGAACGCGACGCTGACGTTCGACGTGACGATCCTCGATATCCGGTAA